The following are encoded in a window of Lichenicola cladoniae genomic DNA:
- a CDS encoding C-terminal binding protein: MSPARKRVVVTDLRFEGLAHERAAAERHGASFQEFDCHDEAGVVDALRDADIAFVNLVQVTEAALAGMRADGLVVRYGIGTDNVDVDAARRLGIRVANVPDYGSDTVADHASASMLALLRRLPMFDAAIRHDGWINPDTVGHLPSLSATTVGLVGVGRIGLLVARRLQAFGIRILATDPFADADALRAANVEAVSLETLLGDAHGISLHLPATPATRHIIGPASIGRMRRGAMLVNTARGALVDETALAEALGDGRLGGAALDVFDPEPLAPNSPLRTLSNVILTPHAAFYSVQSLEALQRLASEEAARALAGEPLRSRIA; encoded by the coding sequence ATGAGTCCTGCAAGGAAGCGCGTCGTCGTCACGGATCTCCGGTTCGAGGGACTTGCGCACGAGCGGGCTGCCGCGGAACGCCACGGCGCTTCGTTCCAGGAGTTCGACTGCCATGACGAAGCCGGGGTGGTGGACGCACTGCGGGACGCCGACATCGCGTTCGTCAATCTCGTGCAGGTGACGGAAGCGGCCCTCGCCGGCATGCGCGCGGATGGCCTGGTGGTGCGCTACGGCATCGGCACCGACAATGTCGATGTCGATGCGGCCCGCCGGCTCGGGATCAGGGTCGCCAACGTCCCGGACTACGGAAGCGACACCGTCGCGGATCACGCGTCGGCCTCCATGCTGGCGCTGCTGCGCCGGTTGCCGATGTTCGACGCGGCGATCCGGCACGATGGCTGGATCAACCCGGATACCGTCGGCCACCTGCCTTCCCTGTCCGCCACCACCGTCGGACTGGTGGGCGTCGGCCGGATCGGCCTGCTGGTCGCGCGCCGGCTGCAGGCGTTCGGCATCAGGATCCTGGCCACGGACCCGTTCGCGGATGCCGACGCGCTCCGCGCAGCCAATGTCGAGGCGGTCTCGCTCGAAACGCTATTGGGCGACGCGCACGGTATCTCGCTGCATCTCCCGGCAACGCCCGCGACCCGTCACATCATCGGCCCGGCATCGATCGGCCGGATGCGGCGCGGTGCGATGCTGGTGAACACGGCGCGCGGCGCGCTGGTGGATGAAACCGCACTGGCCGAAGCGCTCGGCGACGGGCGTCTCGGCGGCGCCGCCCTCGACGTGTTCGACCCCGAGCCGCTTGCGCCGAACTCGCCGCTGCGGACCCTGAGCAACGTCATCCTGACGCCGCACGCGGCATTCTACTCGGTGCAGAGCCTGGAAGCATTGCAGCGCCTCGCATCCGAGGAAGCGGCACGTGCGCTGGCGGGCGAGCCGCTTCGCTCGCGGATAGCATGA